From Actinopolyspora lacussalsi, a single genomic window includes:
- a CDS encoding 2-oxoisovalerate dehydrogenase E1 component (product_source=KO:K11381; cath_funfam=3.40.50.920,3.40.50.970; cog=COG0022,COG1071; ko=KO:K11381; pfam=PF00676,PF02779,PF02780; superfamily=52518,52922): protein MNRRTPRTEPVDDNFLREVAAWSTEGHVPRSPAAEGDVRTGRELLELFDSQLGSRHLDLAARELGARGVGYYSIGSAGHESNAAVAAALRTTDPALLHYRSGGFYLRRAAEVSGVAPLWDVLLGVVAAASEPIAGGRHKVFGRGELSIVPQTSTIASHLPRAVGLAFSIERAAKLGLRTEWPRDSVVVCSFGDASANHSTTAGALNTAAHCSYQHIPLPLLLVCEDNGIGISVSTPDGWIRRSLSTRTELTWFEVDGSDPLECLAVAERAADWVRTHRRPALLHLRTVRLMGHAGSDVETGYRSPEDITAEYRRDPLLGTAEALVNHGVLDARQVIDRYEAKRAEVAETAERALDQRKLGSSAEVSASIACDSPERIAERVRLVTAASTGRATVSGTAPSKNGTPLTLAQSINRALAEELAHNEGSLVFGQDVARKGGVYGVTRGLHREFGGARVFDTLLDEQSILGTALGAGLAGLLPVPEIQYLAYLHNAADQIRGEAATTGFFSSGRYRNPMVVRVPGYAYQRGFGGHFHNDNSVAALLDIPGVVVASPARPDDAAAMLRSCLAAAEVDGRVCVFLEPIALYHTRDLHEPGDGGWTAGYPDGESGHVPLGSAGEYVYGSDLTLVTSGNGLAMSLRVARRLRQRGVGIHVLDLRWLAPLPRHQLSRAAEATGRVLVADETRASGGISERVITALIDAGFTGTVRRASSADSFIPLGEAAYHVLLDEESIERTALEML, encoded by the coding sequence ATGAATCGGCGAACACCGCGAACCGAACCGGTCGACGACAACTTCCTGCGGGAGGTGGCCGCGTGGTCGACGGAAGGACACGTTCCCCGGAGCCCCGCGGCGGAGGGCGACGTTCGGACCGGACGGGAACTGCTCGAACTCTTCGACAGCCAACTCGGCAGCAGACATCTGGATCTGGCAGCGCGTGAGCTGGGAGCTCGGGGCGTGGGCTACTACAGCATCGGCTCAGCCGGGCACGAGTCCAACGCCGCGGTCGCCGCCGCGCTGCGCACGACGGATCCGGCGCTGCTGCACTACCGTTCCGGTGGGTTCTACCTGCGCCGGGCCGCCGAAGTGTCGGGGGTCGCACCGCTGTGGGACGTGCTGCTCGGGGTCGTGGCAGCCGCGTCGGAACCGATCGCCGGGGGCAGGCACAAGGTGTTCGGACGCGGCGAGCTGAGTATCGTGCCGCAGACCTCGACGATCGCCTCGCACCTGCCCCGGGCGGTGGGACTCGCCTTCAGCATCGAACGTGCCGCGAAGCTGGGACTGCGGACCGAGTGGCCGCGGGACTCCGTGGTGGTGTGCAGCTTCGGGGACGCCTCGGCGAACCACTCGACCACGGCCGGAGCTCTGAACACCGCGGCGCACTGCTCCTACCAGCACATTCCCCTTCCCCTGCTGTTGGTGTGCGAGGACAACGGCATCGGGATCAGCGTGTCCACCCCGGACGGTTGGATAAGACGGTCGCTGAGCACACGCACCGAACTGACCTGGTTCGAGGTGGACGGCAGTGATCCGCTGGAGTGCCTGGCGGTGGCCGAACGCGCCGCGGACTGGGTCCGTACCCACCGCCGTCCGGCACTGCTGCACCTGCGTACGGTTCGTCTGATGGGACACGCGGGTTCCGATGTGGAAACCGGGTACCGAAGCCCCGAGGACATCACCGCCGAGTACCGGCGGGACCCGCTGCTGGGTACCGCCGAAGCACTGGTCAACCACGGTGTGCTGGACGCGCGGCAGGTGATCGACCGTTACGAGGCCAAACGCGCCGAGGTCGCCGAGACCGCGGAACGGGCCCTCGACCAGCGCAAGCTGGGCAGCTCCGCCGAGGTAAGCGCTTCGATCGCGTGCGACAGCCCCGAGCGGATCGCCGAACGGGTGCGGCTGGTCACCGCCGCGTCGACGGGGCGGGCAACGGTCTCCGGTACCGCTCCGTCGAAGAACGGGACTCCGTTGACGCTGGCCCAGAGCATCAACCGCGCGCTCGCCGAGGAGCTGGCGCACAACGAAGGATCGCTGGTTTTCGGCCAGGACGTCGCCCGCAAGGGCGGAGTCTACGGGGTAACCCGTGGTCTGCACCGCGAATTCGGGGGCGCACGAGTGTTCGACACCCTGCTGGACGAGCAGAGCATCCTCGGCACCGCGCTCGGAGCGGGGCTGGCGGGACTGCTCCCGGTTCCGGAGATCCAGTATCTGGCCTACCTGCACAACGCCGCGGACCAGATTCGCGGCGAAGCGGCCACGACGGGATTCTTCTCCAGCGGGAGGTACCGCAATCCCATGGTGGTGCGAGTACCGGGCTATGCCTACCAGCGGGGATTCGGCGGGCACTTCCACAACGACAACAGTGTCGCCGCGCTGCTGGACATTCCCGGTGTTGTGGTTGCCTCACCGGCAAGACCGGACGACGCGGCCGCGATGCTGCGGAGTTGTCTCGCCGCGGCCGAGGTGGACGGGCGGGTGTGCGTGTTCCTGGAACCGATCGCGCTCTATCACACCCGCGATCTGCACGAACCCGGCGACGGTGGCTGGACGGCCGGCTACCCCGACGGCGAGTCGGGGCACGTACCGCTCGGCTCCGCGGGTGAGTACGTGTACGGTTCGGACCTCACGCTGGTCACCTCCGGCAACGGGCTGGCGATGAGTCTGCGGGTGGCGCGGCGGCTGCGGCAGCGAGGAGTGGGGATTCACGTACTGGACCTGCGCTGGCTGGCTCCGCTGCCCCGGCACCAGCTGTCGCGGGCCGCCGAGGCGACCGGCAGGGTGCTGGTGGCCGACGAGACCAGGGCCTCCGGCGGCATCTCGGAGCGGGTGATCACGGCGCTGATCGACGCCGGGTTCACCGGCACCGTCCGTCGGGCCAGCAGCGCCGACAGTTTCATCCCACTGGGTGAGGCGGCCTATCACGTGCTGCTGGACGAGGAGAGCATCGAACGAACGGCACTGGAGATGCTCTGA
- a CDS encoding putative ester cyclase (product_source=COG5485; cog=COG5485; pfam=PF07366; superfamily=54427), which produces MSETAKNLYRRWLNELWAGEHGVAREIVSEDFAIHHGEIRPGTERELVGPAGLTRLVELGRQPFEELRFTLEVGPIVEGDLLSARWLGTGTYAGGVPGATAAAGTEVEFTGNDILRFREGVFVAYWVCSDGPWLSKQLGTSG; this is translated from the coding sequence TTGAGCGAAACGGCGAAGAACCTGTACCGGCGTTGGCTGAACGAGCTGTGGGCCGGGGAGCACGGCGTGGCCCGGGAGATCGTCAGCGAGGACTTCGCCATCCACCACGGCGAGATCCGCCCCGGAACCGAGCGGGAGCTGGTAGGACCGGCCGGTCTGACGAGGCTGGTGGAGCTGGGAAGGCAACCGTTCGAGGAACTGCGATTCACGCTCGAGGTCGGACCGATCGTCGAAGGCGATCTGCTCAGCGCGAGATGGCTCGGCACCGGCACCTACGCGGGCGGCGTTCCGGGAGCGACGGCGGCAGCGGGCACCGAGGTGGAGTTCACGGGCAACGACATACTGCGGTTTCGCGAGGGAGTGTTCGTAGCGTACTGGGTCTGTTCGGACGGTCCCTGGTTGAGCAAGCAGCTCGGGACGAGCGGGTGA
- a CDS encoding DNA-binding transcriptional LysR family regulator (product_source=COG0583; cath_funfam=1.10.10.10,3.40.190.10; cog=COG0583; pfam=PF03466; superfamily=53850) encodes MSQQMVLLERALGASLFERTARSIRCTPLAERLAQRSKEVLGELEAIEREMRSVAVGETGSLRLAGFATANARLLPDVLAAVVAERPNARVQLDEGEPDEVIGEVLDGNVDAAVVFEYDLDPRSWPAELRVEELLAEPLRLCLPAKHPLAGREAVRLDELAADSWTCTRDDTAGARVLVRLAAAAGFVPNIVFRSNDYKVIRDLVARGLGPALLPAMAVGDEDVGVKPIAGRQPHRRVQVIYRQHNTNPLLPLALERLAKSCAALAERWAAPG; translated from the coding sequence GTGTCACAGCAGATGGTGCTGTTGGAACGTGCTCTCGGTGCGAGCCTGTTCGAACGGACCGCGCGCAGCATCCGGTGCACTCCGTTGGCCGAGCGGCTGGCCCAGCGCAGCAAGGAAGTGCTCGGGGAGTTGGAAGCCATCGAGCGCGAGATGCGATCAGTGGCGGTGGGGGAAACCGGAAGCTTGCGGCTGGCAGGCTTCGCCACCGCCAACGCGCGGTTGCTTCCGGACGTGCTGGCTGCCGTGGTGGCCGAGCGGCCGAACGCCCGGGTCCAGCTCGACGAGGGTGAGCCGGACGAGGTCATCGGGGAGGTTCTCGACGGGAACGTGGACGCGGCCGTGGTGTTCGAATACGATCTCGATCCCCGCAGTTGGCCCGCGGAACTCCGCGTCGAGGAGCTGCTGGCCGAACCGCTCCGGCTCTGCCTACCGGCGAAACACCCGTTGGCGGGGCGGGAAGCGGTGCGCCTGGACGAACTCGCCGCGGACTCGTGGACCTGCACCCGGGACGACACCGCCGGAGCACGGGTGCTGGTCCGGCTGGCGGCCGCGGCGGGTTTCGTTCCGAACATCGTGTTCCGCAGCAACGACTACAAGGTGATCCGCGATCTGGTCGCCCGTGGCCTCGGCCCCGCCCTGCTGCCCGCCATGGCGGTTGGTGACGAGGACGTCGGGGTAAAACCGATCGCCGGACGACAACCGCACCGACGGGTCCAGGTGATCTACCGGCAGCACAACACCAACCCGCTGCTGCCGTTGGCGCTGGAGCGACTGGCGAAATCCTGCGCGGCACTTGCCGAGAGGTGGGCCGCACCCGGCTGA
- a CDS encoding adenosylhomocysteinase (product_source=KO:K01251; cath_funfam=3.40.50.1480,3.40.50.720; cog=COG0499; ko=KO:K01251; pfam=PF00670,PF05221; smart=SM00996; superfamily=52283; tigrfam=TIGR00936), whose protein sequence is MSPKLQKAGDIEFAIADPKLAESGRHQIRLAEHEMPGLMATRREYADSKPLKGARIAGSLHMTVQTAVLIETLVELGAEVRWVSCNIFSTQDEAAAAVVVGPNGTPDKPAGVPVFAWKGETLEEYWWCTNQLFQGFSNNQGPNMILDDGGDATMLVQKGVEFETAGAVPQPTEDDPDEFKVVLSVLRESLANDKQRFTKAAKEIKGVTEETTTGVHKLYELVKSGDLLFPAINVNDSVTKSKFDNKYGCRHSLVDGINRATDVLIGGKVAVICGFGDVGKGSAESLRGQGARVIVTEIDPICALQAAMEGYEVKTMDEVVDTADIFITTTGNFDVITADHMSRMKHNAIVGNIGHFDNEIDMAGLEKTPGIKKTEIKPQVHEFTYPDGHAVIVLSEGRLLNLGNATGHPSFVMSNSFTNQTIAQIELFNKPDEYDRDVYMLPKHLDEKVARLHLDALGVNLTKMTKAQAEYIGVDVEGPYKPEHYRY, encoded by the coding sequence ATGAGCCCGAAGTTGCAGAAGGCAGGAGACATCGAGTTCGCCATCGCGGATCCGAAGCTGGCCGAGTCCGGCCGTCACCAGATCCGGCTGGCCGAACACGAGATGCCCGGCCTGATGGCGACTCGCCGGGAGTACGCGGACAGCAAGCCGCTCAAGGGTGCGCGTATCGCGGGTTCGCTGCACATGACCGTGCAGACCGCCGTCCTGATCGAGACGCTGGTGGAGCTGGGCGCCGAGGTACGCTGGGTGTCCTGCAACATCTTCTCCACCCAGGACGAGGCCGCCGCGGCCGTCGTCGTCGGCCCCAACGGCACGCCGGACAAGCCCGCCGGTGTCCCGGTGTTCGCCTGGAAGGGTGAGACGCTGGAGGAGTACTGGTGGTGCACCAACCAGCTGTTCCAGGGCTTCTCCAACAACCAGGGCCCGAACATGATCCTGGACGACGGTGGCGACGCCACCATGCTGGTCCAGAAGGGCGTCGAGTTCGAGACGGCCGGTGCCGTGCCGCAGCCGACCGAGGACGACCCGGACGAGTTCAAGGTCGTGCTGTCGGTGCTGCGCGAGAGCCTGGCCAACGACAAGCAGCGGTTCACCAAGGCCGCCAAGGAGATCAAGGGCGTCACCGAGGAAACCACCACCGGTGTGCACAAGCTCTACGAGCTCGTCAAGTCCGGTGACCTGCTGTTCCCGGCGATCAACGTCAACGACTCGGTCACCAAGTCGAAGTTCGACAACAAGTACGGCTGCCGCCACTCCCTCGTCGACGGCATCAACCGTGCCACCGACGTGCTCATCGGCGGTAAGGTCGCCGTGATCTGCGGCTTCGGTGACGTCGGCAAGGGCTCCGCCGAGTCGCTGCGTGGCCAGGGCGCCCGGGTCATCGTCACCGAGATCGACCCGATCTGCGCGCTGCAGGCCGCGATGGAGGGCTACGAGGTCAAGACGATGGACGAGGTCGTCGACACCGCCGACATCTTCATCACGACCACGGGCAACTTCGACGTCATCACGGCCGACCACATGAGCCGGATGAAGCACAACGCCATCGTGGGCAACATCGGCCACTTCGACAACGAGATCGACATGGCCGGTCTGGAGAAGACCCCCGGCATCAAGAAGACCGAGATCAAGCCGCAGGTGCACGAGTTCACCTACCCGGACGGCCACGCCGTGATCGTGCTGTCCGAGGGCAGGCTGCTCAACCTGGGTAACGCCACCGGGCACCCGAGCTTCGTGATGTCGAACTCCTTCACCAACCAGACGATCGCCCAGATCGAGCTGTTCAACAAGCCCGACGAGTACGACCGCGACGTCTACATGCTGCCGAAGCACCTCGACGAGAAGGTCGCCCGGCTGCACCTGGACGCGCTCGGCGTCAACCTCACCAAGATGACCAAGGCTCAGGCCGAGTACATCGGTGTGGACGTCGAGGGGCCGTACAAGCCGGAGCACTACCGCTACTGA
- a CDS encoding methylenetetrahydrofolate reductase (NADPH) (product_source=KO:K00297; cath_funfam=3.20.20.220; cog=COG0685; ko=KO:K00297; pfam=PF02219; superfamily=51730) → MTRVVDRLQPGRTVFSVEFFPPRNDDEERILWKAVRELEPLDPAYVSVTYGAGGSSRDRTIRTVGRIAQETTMLPMAHLTGVDHSKDELRHVVGSLASEGIQNILAIRGDPPGDPMGEWIPHPDGILYADELVRLVRSCGDFSVGVAAFPHMHPRSTDIETETDHLVNKIRAGSEFAVAQLFLQPEYFLRLRDRLAARDCHAPLLPGVMPITTPKVLSKFQHLAGVPVPAEVSNVLDPLVDDPKAFRAAGIELSTKLCERLISEGVPGLHFYSLNRAKATREVVDNLGLAEGVLQPA, encoded by the coding sequence GTGACCCGGGTCGTGGACCGGCTACAGCCGGGCAGGACCGTGTTCTCGGTGGAATTCTTCCCGCCGCGCAACGACGACGAAGAGCGGATCCTCTGGAAAGCCGTGCGCGAGCTGGAACCGCTGGACCCCGCCTACGTGTCCGTCACGTACGGTGCGGGTGGCTCCAGCAGGGACCGCACGATTCGCACGGTCGGGCGTATCGCCCAGGAAACCACCATGCTGCCGATGGCGCACCTTACCGGTGTGGACCATTCCAAGGACGAGCTCCGGCACGTCGTCGGATCGCTGGCGAGCGAGGGTATCCAAAACATTCTGGCGATCCGGGGAGACCCGCCCGGTGATCCGATGGGGGAGTGGATTCCGCATCCGGACGGGATCCTCTACGCCGACGAGCTGGTTCGGCTGGTTCGTTCCTGCGGTGACTTCTCGGTCGGCGTAGCCGCCTTCCCGCACATGCACCCGCGTTCGACGGATATCGAGACCGAGACCGATCACCTGGTCAACAAGATCAGGGCGGGTTCCGAATTCGCCGTGGCGCAGCTGTTCCTGCAGCCGGAGTACTTCCTGCGGTTGCGTGACCGGCTCGCTGCCCGCGACTGCCACGCCCCCCTCCTACCGGGTGTGATGCCGATAACCACGCCGAAGGTGCTGAGCAAGTTCCAGCATCTCGCCGGGGTTCCCGTACCCGCCGAGGTCTCCAACGTGCTGGACCCGTTGGTCGACGACCCGAAGGCCTTCCGCGCGGCGGGAATCGAACTGAGCACCAAGCTGTGCGAGCGGTTGATCTCCGAAGGAGTCCCCGGACTGCACTTCTACAGCCTCAACCGGGCCAAGGCCACCCGCGAGGTGGTGGACAACCTCGGACTGGCGGAGGGAGTCCTGCAGCCCGCCTGA
- a CDS encoding 5-methyltetrahydrofolate--homocysteine methyltransferase (product_source=KO:K00548; cath_funfam=1.10.1240.10,3.10.196.10,3.20.20.20,3.20.20.330,3.40.50.280; cog=COG0646,COG1410; ko=KO:K00548; pfam=PF00809,PF02310,PF02574,PF02607,PF02965; smart=SM01018; superfamily=47644,52242,56507,82282; tigrfam=TIGR02082), with protein MTKQEESGRRDNDPSGFLTAIAERVLVGDGGMGTALQEHDLTLEDFNNLEGCNEILNETRPDVVRSVYRGFLKNGSDAIESNTFGCNLPNLGEYGIEDRIRDLSEKGVALARECCDEYSTPEKPRFILGSMGPGTKLPTLGHAPYADLRDAYYEQVLGMLDGGVDVILVETSQDLLQTKASIVAAKRAMATQRKWVPIIAHVTVEQTGTMLVGSEIGAALTALEPLGIDMIGMNCATGPAEMSEHLRVLADHARVPISVMPNAGLPELGPNGAVYPLQPAELAEALVDFANNYGARLVGGCCGVTGEHVRQVAEAVSELSPAEREPEIVPSISSMYQAIPFEQEASILNVGERTNANGSKAFREAMLEERYEDCVEIAKGQTREGAHMLDLCVDYVGRDGTHDMRELASRLATASTLPVMVDSTEADVIEVGLEHLGGRCAINSINYEDGTEEGGRYDRVMKMAVEHGATVVCTCIDEEGQARTAEWKLRVAERIIEDLTGNWGLDKSAIIIDLLVFPITTGQEEVRQDAIETINAIRELKTRHPEVQTTLGLSNVSFGLNAAARQVLNSVFLNECREAGLDSAILHASKILPMNKIDEESRQVALDLVYDRRTEATETEEAYDPLQKLMALFEGKSAETTGSSKAEELAALPLFERLEQRIVDGEKNGLNADLDEAMQEKKPLEIVNDTLLSGMKTVGDLFGAGQMQLPFVLQAAEIMKTAVAHLEPHMEKDDSGGKGRLLLATVKGDVHDIGKNLVDIIVSNNGYEVVNIGIKQPINTILEEAEKNNVDAIGMSGLLVKSTVIMKDNLEEMNSRGIAEKYPVLLGGAALTRSFVENDLDEMYQGDVRYAKDAFEGLKLMDRIMQSKRGENPEEDEAEQAKKAERKARRERSNRIAEKRKAEQGPEPDERDDSVRSDVDADVPVPTPPFWGSKVVKGLSSNEYLALLDERATFFGQWGLRGAKKGQGPSYEELVESDGRPRLRAWMDELATKGILQHAALVYGYFPCVSEGNDLIVLDKDSPDAPERFRFNFPRQKRDRRLCLADFYRSREKAEATGQVDVLPLQLVTMGQPIADYANELFAADAYRDYLEIHGLGVQLTEAMAEYWHRRIRRELQWSSGETVASEDPDNVEEFFKLGYRGARFSLGYGACPDLEDRAKIVELLGAENIGVELSEEYQLHPEQSTDAIVAVHPEAKYFNT; from the coding sequence ATGACGAAACAGGAAGAATCGGGCCGTCGGGACAACGACCCGAGCGGGTTTCTCACGGCCATCGCCGAACGTGTGCTCGTCGGGGACGGCGGCATGGGTACGGCGCTGCAGGAGCACGACCTGACCCTGGAGGACTTCAACAACCTCGAAGGTTGCAACGAGATCCTCAACGAGACGCGCCCCGACGTCGTGCGCTCGGTCTACCGGGGCTTCCTGAAGAACGGCTCGGACGCCATCGAGTCGAACACGTTCGGCTGCAACCTGCCGAACCTCGGTGAGTACGGGATCGAGGACAGGATCCGTGACCTCTCCGAGAAGGGTGTGGCGCTGGCCCGGGAGTGCTGTGACGAGTACTCCACGCCGGAGAAGCCGCGTTTCATTCTGGGGTCGATGGGTCCCGGAACCAAGCTGCCCACTCTGGGACACGCCCCGTACGCCGACCTGCGGGACGCCTACTACGAGCAGGTACTGGGCATGCTCGACGGCGGCGTCGACGTGATCCTGGTCGAGACCTCGCAGGACCTGCTGCAGACCAAGGCGTCCATCGTCGCGGCCAAGCGCGCGATGGCCACGCAGCGGAAGTGGGTTCCGATCATCGCCCACGTCACCGTGGAGCAGACCGGCACCATGCTGGTCGGGTCCGAGATCGGTGCGGCGCTGACGGCGTTGGAGCCGCTCGGCATCGACATGATCGGCATGAACTGCGCGACCGGGCCCGCCGAGATGAGCGAGCACCTGCGGGTGCTGGCCGATCACGCGCGGGTGCCGATCTCGGTCATGCCCAACGCCGGGCTGCCCGAGCTGGGCCCCAACGGCGCGGTGTACCCGCTGCAGCCCGCCGAACTGGCCGAGGCGTTGGTCGACTTCGCCAACAACTACGGTGCTCGGCTGGTCGGTGGCTGCTGTGGTGTGACCGGCGAACACGTTCGCCAGGTCGCCGAGGCGGTATCCGAGCTGAGTCCGGCGGAGCGGGAGCCGGAGATCGTTCCGTCGATCTCCTCGATGTACCAGGCGATCCCGTTCGAGCAGGAAGCCTCGATCCTCAACGTCGGCGAGCGCACCAACGCCAACGGCTCCAAGGCGTTCCGCGAGGCGATGCTGGAGGAGCGCTACGAGGACTGCGTCGAGATCGCGAAGGGGCAGACCCGCGAGGGCGCCCACATGCTCGACCTGTGCGTGGACTACGTGGGCCGCGACGGCACCCACGACATGCGCGAGCTGGCTTCCCGGCTGGCCACCGCCTCGACGCTGCCGGTCATGGTGGACTCCACCGAGGCCGACGTCATCGAGGTCGGCCTGGAGCACCTCGGCGGTCGGTGCGCGATCAACTCGATCAACTACGAGGACGGCACCGAGGAGGGCGGTCGTTACGACCGGGTCATGAAGATGGCCGTCGAGCACGGTGCCACCGTGGTGTGCACCTGCATCGACGAGGAGGGCCAGGCCCGCACCGCCGAGTGGAAGCTGCGGGTGGCCGAGCGGATCATCGAGGATCTGACCGGGAACTGGGGTCTGGACAAGTCCGCGATCATCATCGACCTCCTGGTATTCCCGATCACCACCGGTCAGGAGGAGGTCCGGCAGGACGCCATCGAGACGATCAACGCCATCCGGGAGCTCAAGACGCGGCACCCGGAGGTGCAGACCACGCTGGGTCTGTCCAACGTCTCGTTCGGTCTCAACGCCGCGGCCCGCCAGGTGCTCAACTCGGTCTTCCTCAACGAGTGCCGGGAAGCCGGTCTGGACAGTGCCATCCTGCACGCGTCCAAGATCCTGCCGATGAACAAGATCGACGAGGAATCTCGCCAGGTCGCGCTGGACCTCGTCTACGACCGGCGGACCGAGGCCACCGAGACCGAGGAAGCCTACGACCCGCTGCAGAAGCTGATGGCCCTGTTCGAGGGCAAGTCGGCCGAGACCACCGGTTCGTCCAAGGCCGAGGAGCTGGCGGCCCTGCCGTTGTTCGAGCGGTTGGAGCAGCGCATCGTCGACGGCGAGAAGAACGGTCTGAACGCCGATCTCGACGAGGCGATGCAGGAGAAGAAGCCGCTCGAGATCGTCAACGACACGTTGCTGTCGGGGATGAAGACGGTCGGTGACCTCTTCGGCGCGGGTCAGATGCAGCTGCCCTTCGTGCTGCAGGCCGCCGAGATCATGAAGACCGCGGTGGCCCACCTCGAGCCACACATGGAGAAGGACGACTCGGGTGGCAAGGGCAGATTGCTGCTGGCCACGGTCAAGGGCGATGTGCACGACATCGGCAAGAACCTGGTCGACATCATCGTGTCCAACAACGGCTACGAGGTGGTCAACATCGGCATCAAGCAGCCGATCAACACCATTCTCGAAGAGGCCGAGAAGAACAACGTCGACGCGATCGGCATGTCCGGACTGCTGGTCAAGTCCACGGTCATCATGAAGGACAACCTGGAGGAGATGAACTCCAGGGGAATCGCGGAGAAGTACCCGGTTCTGCTGGGTGGTGCCGCTCTGACCAGGTCCTTCGTCGAGAACGACCTCGACGAGATGTACCAGGGCGACGTGCGCTACGCCAAGGACGCCTTCGAGGGGCTCAAGCTCATGGACCGCATCATGCAGTCCAAGCGCGGCGAGAACCCCGAGGAGGACGAGGCGGAACAGGCCAAGAAGGCCGAGCGCAAGGCCAGGCGCGAGCGTTCCAACCGGATCGCGGAGAAGCGCAAGGCCGAGCAGGGGCCGGAACCGGACGAGCGCGACGACAGCGTCCGCTCCGACGTCGACGCCGACGTTCCCGTTCCCACGCCGCCGTTCTGGGGTTCCAAGGTCGTCAAGGGACTTTCCAGCAACGAGTACCTCGCGCTGCTCGACGAACGTGCCACGTTCTTCGGACAGTGGGGGCTGCGCGGTGCCAAGAAGGGACAGGGGCCCAGCTACGAGGAGCTCGTCGAGAGCGACGGTCGTCCCCGGCTGCGCGCCTGGATGGACGAGCTCGCGACCAAGGGCATCCTGCAGCACGCGGCGCTGGTCTACGGCTACTTCCCGTGCGTGTCCGAGGGCAACGACCTGATCGTGCTCGACAAGGACTCCCCGGACGCTCCGGAACGGTTCCGGTTCAACTTCCCGAGGCAGAAGCGGGACCGCAGGCTGTGCCTGGCCGACTTCTACCGCTCGAGGGAGAAGGCCGAGGCCACCGGCCAGGTGGACGTGCTGCCGCTGCAGCTGGTCACGATGGGGCAGCCCATCGCCGACTACGCCAACGAGCTGTTCGCCGCCGACGCCTACCGGGACTACCTGGAGATCCACGGTCTCGGTGTGCAGCTGACAGAGGCGATGGCCGAGTACTGGCACCGTCGCATCCGCCGCGAGCTGCAGTGGTCCTCCGGCGAGACGGTCGCCTCCGAGGACCCGGACAACGTCGAGGAGTTCTTCAAGCTCGGCTACCGCGGTGCCCGCTTCTCGCTCGGCTACGGTGCTTGCCCCGATCTGGAGGACCGCGCCAAGATCGTCGAACTGCTCGGCGCGGAGAACATCGGCGTGGAACTCTCGGAGGAGTACCAGCTCCATCCGGAGCAGTCCACCGATGCCATCGTCGCGGTCCACCCCGAGGCCAAGTACTTCAACACCTGA